The genomic region TAATACTTgtaattatgatattttgtactaagttttttataattaatttagcATGAACACATTTGTAATTTGATAACTCAACTATTTGATTGTAGCGTAAATACAGTATCCCTGTTAATCCTATTGCATATGCAGCTCTGAAGGCATTTACCTTGCAAAAAATTGGGAAAGCTTGGAGGGATCATAAGTCTAGGATGAAGAAACGACATTATATACCTCattcaagaaacaaaacacGGGTAAAGAACTACCCACCCAAGGGATGCATACCACAAGATTGGGATATACTTGTCGATCATTGGTATACTGATGATGCAGTGGATGTTTGTTTTATCTCTCTTTTCCATCATGGATCATACCAAAAGGAGAATGATTATTGAGAAATTAAAAGTATACATATTGGATTGCTTTCAGATAGGATTTGGTAGTTTTATGTGGGTTTGTTATGAAACTGGTATATATGAGAAGTTATgtttcatatttcatatttgtttaatttggtAGAAGTCTTGGAAGTGGTAAATGCTAGTTTGTCTCAAGGTTCAAAAACAAAGGCAACTGTGTGGTGTTTAATATTTTGATGTCCATTATATTGCTGCAAGTGAagcttttattatcaaattgttactctttatcatcatgTAGTTCCTCTCattcttttacttttgtttcTAATAGATACCAAATGATATTTCATAGGTTTGACTTTAGCTAAAGGTGGCTTTAGATCCTTAAAGTATATTGTATATAAACATGTAATTTTGTTGAATGTAGATAGAGTCAGAGAAGAATAAGGACCATCGTTCTAAACAGGATGAGTTACATACTGCTGGCTCTTGTAGCTATGTTGTGCATGCTGCAAAAAAGGTAATAAGTATTATAACGCTTTTTAAATGGTTTGGACTTCTCCTAAAGTTTATGTGGAACTTTGTATCATCATTACATAAATATGTTGTTTATAATGTAGGCAAAAACGGATGGACAACCTGTAGAGCGTGCAATATTATATCAAGTACTACATACTCGTAAAGATGGAACTGCAGTTAACCCTGTAGTGAAAGCAAAAATGGTGAGTAATTTCTCCATTGTAGATGGGGGTAACGAAATAGGAATTCAAGAAACAATATTGTATATAGAAACAATACTACCACTTGTGTAACTTTTTTGAAATCCCATGTCccatcctatatatatatatatatatatatatatatatatatataggatggGGTTATTTTAACAATAtgatttctaactttttttttgttttgttcaaacCCACATATCAGGACAAAATGAAGGAATTGTTGGAGATGTCTTCGAATCAATTGCAATCATCTGACACGAGTGGTAGTATTGCATGGTCACCAGATGATGTGTTTGCCAAAGTGATGGGTAAGGAGTGTAAAGGTCGTATTCGTGGGGTGGGATTTGGTCCAAGCCCAAGTGGTCGAAGTAGCAAGAGCGTTCTCACAGACATTGAAATACACTCAAGTTAAGCAAGGGACAATGAAGTTGCACAACTGAAGGCTTCCTTGACTACTATGGAGGAGAAACTAGCAGGTTTTGATGAAATGAAGCAAAGACTTAGTCAATTCGAAGAAATGGAGCAAAGAATGGCTCGCATGCTTCAACAAACTCCTTCTCAATGCAATCAGGTATATTAACAAAGACTTAATAGTATAACAAATGTTGTGACTGTGTGGATACATAATATGTTTCTCCTCATAATATATAACAAATGGGTCAGCGTCATCACGAAAATCAGTGCAATTTTAATGTATCTCTCATATGGAGTTCATGGATTTACAATATAAGTTGTGGTGATGACTTTAATTAGTTTTGTTGGCTCTGGGGTTCAAAATGATAGCTTAGTGGCTATGGCATCCTTTGTGGTGTCCCAAGTTTGTCGTTCTAACCCCACCTCCCTCTCCCCCTCACTCACtatctacctatcaaaaaaattatatttattggcTCTGTTGTGCTTGTTGGAGTTGGATTTAAAACTTCAAATGCTAGAAGATAGAGCTTAATGGGTTGGGATTCTATATGCTTGATCtgaaatcttgtttcttcttttctagaattttttgaGCATTGTATTGTGCTCTTAATATTGGGGAGAACTTCTATACACACTCAGTCTACTTAAGAACTCTCATTGTTTAATAAAgttcttattatttttcaagaagaaataTGTGTTGAAAATAGAGCCGTAGAGGAACTTTGATAGGGTATCCAAGTACTTCCTTCTTgtttctcaattttattttgctgaaagATTGTCTTTCTGCCTCATGCTATCATTCTGTTGTCTTGCAGGCAGCAGCATCAGAATATGTTCCTTTATTCTTTCTCCCAGTCTACCTAATTTCTTACAAATGGATCTTGGTTGTCTGCCATGTTTTTTTCTGTGTTAGTTTAAAAGTTCTAGTATATCAATTTTCTTTCCCCACTGCTCTTCGCATTTGATGCAATAGTGATTTACATGGTTTAGTTCAAAGCTCCCCTTCCCCCTCCCCTTAGAGCCAAcagtcaacaaaaaaaaaagttatactgATCCAAGAAGCTTTTTTGTCATTCTGTTGTTTGGAGATTCATGAACATGGTCT from Castanea sativa cultivar Marrone di Chiusa Pesio chromosome 11, ASM4071231v1 harbors:
- the LOC142615040 gene encoding uncharacterized protein LOC142615040 isoform X2: MKKRHYIPHSRNKTRIESEKNKDHRSKQDELHTAGSCSYVVHAAKKAKTDGQPVERAILYQVLHTRKDGTAVNPVVKAKMDKMKELLEMSSNQLQSSDTSGSIAWSPDDVFAKVMGKECKGRIRGVGFGPSPSGRSSKSVLTDIEIHSS
- the LOC142615040 gene encoding uncharacterized protein LOC142615040 isoform X1; amino-acid sequence: MKKRHYIPHSRNKTRVKNYPPKGCIPQDWDILVDHWYTDDAVIESEKNKDHRSKQDELHTAGSCSYVVHAAKKAKTDGQPVERAILYQVLHTRKDGTAVNPVVKAKMDKMKELLEMSSNQLQSSDTSGSIAWSPDDVFAKVMGKECKGRIRGVGFGPSPSGRSSKSVLTDIEIHSS